The Lysinibacillus timonensis nucleotide sequence TATCATCAATTCTGTGATTTCATTTCTTCTATTATTTCATAGGGGAATTTTCCTCTATGGCGCTCATTATATGCTAACTCACTACTTCCATCATCAATTGCATGATATTCTATGCTATTCCATTCAAAGTCTGAAGAGACACCTCCTACTAATATTACACAATGACCTTGGCAATTCGTTCATTCTATTTGTAATATTTTTCAGAAAGAAAGAAAAAAGTTGCCCGGAAATTACTTAATTCCGGACAACCCTTTCTACTATTGAGTCATAAACTGATCTACTGCTTGTTTAAAACCTTGTGGATCTTCTAGCATGCCTAGATGACCAGTCATCGTTGTATTTTTTCGGACATTTGGGTTATCAGTTTCGACGGGTTTAACGATCTTGTCTTGAAACCCTTCTATAACCAAAATTGGAATGCTTAATTGCTCAAGGAGTTCATGCTGATCAGGGCGATTTTTCATTGCTTCAAGGGCATTTATAAGACCTTTTTCTGTAGCACGATACGCGATATTCTTTGCAACATTTGTCATTTCTTCTTGAACATTCTCGCCAAAAAAGTTCTCTATTATTTGATCAACAAAACGATTTACACCTATTTCAGAAATCTCTCTTTGTTGCTTTGAGCGTTTTTCTTTCTGTTCTTCTGTATCAGCTAAATCTGATGAATAAGCTAATATTGCCCGTTTAACAAGTGCAATTTCTCCTTCAAGTGCTGCTAATACTATATAACCACCCATTGAATGCCCTAGCCATGTAGCTTCAGTTATTCCCTCATGTTGAAGTACCTCTAATACAGCATTTGCATAATCGTAAACTGAATAGTTTTCCTTTTCTAACTGGCTTTCTCCATGACCTGGTAAATCGACTGCAACTACATCGTATTGGTTCGTAAACTCCTGAATGATCTCATGAAATATTTCTTTCGCACCTAGGAATCCATGGACAAGCACTAGCGTTTCTCCCTTTCCTTGCCTTGTATACTGTAGCAAGATGTTTCCTCCTCACTTTTTTTCAGTGGAGATTTTCCAAAAACATTACCGCAAAACTTATACTACTTTAATAGTATAAACGTTAAGTACTTTAGTACATATGAAAAGACCGAGACCCATTTCATGTCTCAGCCTCCTAAATTTTATACTTCCCTATTTTTTCGAGCTTCCATTTCATCTAGCATTTCTTCTTCCATTGCCTCAATCGATTGTTTACGGCGTTCATTTTTTTGCAAAAGCATGTCACGTTCTTCGGGACTTGCGAATTCCATACTAATTTCTGCTTCCCTTAACTTTCGTTCGGTATTTTCAATCATGTCATGCAACCGTTCAACATTATTAAAACGGTTGTCAGGGTTTGGTTGTTTTTGATTAGACATGTTTATCCCCCAAATCATTTTAGTAATAGTTTGCTTTACTTTATTTTTTGTATACTTTCAAGTTCGAACTAATTTTTCTAAATAAACCTCTAAATTGAGCCATTCTTTTTACATTTGTTATGTACATCGCTTTTTAATAGGAAAAAGTCTACATAGGATTAACGGTTTGAATAGAGCGATTATTAAAATTTATTTGCTAATTTTTAAAAATAGGCTTCTCCCTACTAATTAGTAAAGATTTTTCAAAATAAGGTTATTTAA carries:
- a CDS encoding alpha/beta fold hydrolase, producing MLQYTRQGKGETLVLVHGFLGAKEIFHEIIQEFTNQYDVVAVDLPGHGESQLEKENYSVYDYANAVLEVLQHEGITEATWLGHSMGGYIVLAALEGEIALVKRAILAYSSDLADTEEQKEKRSKQQREISEIGVNRFVDQIIENFFGENVQEEMTNVAKNIAYRATEKGLINALEAMKNRPDQHELLEQLSIPILVIEGFQDKIVKPVETDNPNVRKNTTMTGHLGMLEDPQGFKQAVDQFMTQ
- the tlp gene encoding small acid-soluble spore protein Tlp, producing the protein MSNQKQPNPDNRFNNVERLHDMIENTERKLREAEISMEFASPEERDMLLQKNERRKQSIEAMEEEMLDEMEARKNREV